A genome region from Pseudomonas helmanticensis includes the following:
- the smc gene encoding chromosome segregation protein SMC: protein MRLKCIKLAGFKSFVDPTTVNFPSNMAAVVGPNGCGKSNIIDAVRWVMGESSAKNLRGESMTDVIFNGSTSRKPVSQASIELVFDNSDGTLLGEYAAYAEISIRRKVTRDSQTTYYLNGTKCRRRDITDIFLGTGLGPRSYSIIEQGMISKLIESKPEDLRNFIEEAAGISKYKERRRETENRIRRTHENLARLTDLRDELERQLERLHRQAEAAKKYQEFKAEERQLKAQLSALRWQDLNDQVGQRESIIGTQEISFEALVAEQRNADAAIERLRDGHHDLSERFNLVQGRFYSVGGDIARVEQSIQHGQQRLRQLQDDLKEAERARLETESHLGHDRTLLLTLGEELDMLVPEQEVTSAAAEEAAAALEDSESVMHGWQEQWDAFNLTAAEPRRQAEVQQSRIQQLETSMERLADRQKRLGEERALLSADPEDAAILQLNEQLAESEATLEDLQTSEEAQVEKLEQLRQELQQALTAQQQAQGDLQRLNGRLASLEALQQAALDPGTGTAEWLKEHNLAERPRLAEGLKVEAGWELAVETVLGADLQAVLVDDFSGFDLSGFTQGDLRLLSPASDGVRVAGSLLDKVDAQIDLSPWLGQVKPVDSLEQALALRGQLSAGESLISRDGYWVGRHFLRVRRASEAESGMLARGQEIEALHLEREEKEATVEAMETRLQTLRAQQRQQENGREHLRRLLQDEARQQGELKAQLSAGKAKAEQLTLRRTRLDEELVELGEQRELEHEQVGEARMHLQEALDAMALDTEQRELLLAQRDSLRERLDRVRQEARQHKDHAHQLAVRLGSLRAQHDSTRQALERLEMQSERLTEKREQLSLNLEEGEAPLEELRLKLEELLDKRMTVDEELKTAQIALEDADRELRDAEKRRTQAEQQSQLIRGQLEQQRMEWQALTVRRKALQDQLLEDGYDLNGVLATLTAQASEREAEEELERINARIQRLGAINLAAIDEYTQQSERKRYLDAQDADLVEALETLENVIRKIDKETRNRFKDTFDQINGGLQALFPKVFGGGRAYLELTGEDLLDTGVTIMAQPPGKKNSTIHLLSGGEKALTALALVFAIFKLNPAPFCMLDEVDAPLDDANVGRYARLVKEMSQTVQFIYITHNKIAMEMAEQLMGVTMHEPGCSRLVAVDVEEAMAMVDA from the coding sequence GTGCGGCTCAAGTGCATCAAACTGGCGGGATTCAAATCCTTCGTCGACCCGACCACGGTGAACTTCCCCAGTAACATGGCGGCGGTCGTCGGGCCGAACGGTTGCGGCAAGTCGAACATCATCGACGCCGTACGCTGGGTGATGGGCGAAAGTTCGGCGAAGAACCTCCGTGGCGAGTCGATGACCGACGTCATCTTCAACGGTTCGACCAGCCGCAAACCGGTGAGTCAGGCGAGCATTGAGCTGGTCTTCGACAACTCCGACGGCACGCTGCTGGGCGAGTACGCGGCGTACGCGGAGATTTCGATTCGCCGCAAAGTCACCCGCGACAGCCAGACCACGTATTACCTCAACGGCACCAAATGCCGGCGTCGCGACATCACCGATATCTTCCTCGGCACCGGCCTCGGCCCGCGCAGCTATTCGATCATCGAGCAGGGGATGATCTCCAAGCTGATCGAATCCAAGCCGGAAGACCTGCGTAACTTCATCGAAGAAGCCGCCGGCATCTCCAAATACAAGGAGCGCCGGCGCGAGACTGAAAACCGTATCCGTCGCACCCACGAAAACCTCGCGCGTCTGACCGACCTGCGCGACGAGCTGGAACGTCAGCTCGAACGCCTGCACCGCCAGGCCGAAGCGGCGAAGAAGTATCAGGAATTCAAAGCCGAAGAACGCCAGCTCAAGGCGCAACTGTCGGCGCTGCGCTGGCAGGATCTCAACGATCAGGTCGGTCAGCGCGAGTCGATCATCGGCACACAGGAAATCAGTTTCGAAGCTTTGGTCGCCGAGCAGCGTAATGCTGACGCGGCCATTGAGCGTCTGCGCGACGGTCACCATGACCTGTCCGAGCGCTTCAATCTGGTGCAGGGGCGCTTCTATTCGGTCGGCGGCGACATCGCCCGGGTCGAGCAGAGCATCCAGCACGGCCAGCAACGTCTGCGACAGTTGCAGGACGATCTGAAAGAAGCCGAGCGCGCCCGTCTGGAAACCGAGTCGCACTTGGGCCACGACCGCACATTGCTGCTGACTCTCGGTGAAGAGCTGGACATGCTCGTGCCCGAGCAGGAAGTCACCAGCGCCGCCGCCGAAGAGGCCGCTGCCGCGCTGGAAGATTCCGAATCGGTCATGCACGGCTGGCAGGAGCAGTGGGATGCGTTCAACCTGACCGCCGCCGAACCGCGTCGTCAGGCCGAAGTGCAGCAGTCGCGCATCCAGCAGCTGGAAACCAGCATGGAGCGTCTCGCTGATCGGCAAAAGCGTCTTGGCGAAGAGCGCGCGTTGCTCTCGGCCGACCCGGAAGACGCGGCGATCCTGCAGCTCAACGAGCAGCTCGCCGAGTCCGAAGCGACTCTCGAAGATTTGCAGACCAGTGAAGAAGCGCAGGTCGAAAAACTTGAACAACTGCGCCAGGAATTGCAGCAAGCACTGACCGCGCAGCAACAGGCACAGGGTGATTTGCAGCGCCTCAATGGTCGCCTGGCGTCCCTTGAAGCTCTGCAGCAAGCGGCGCTTGATCCGGGCACCGGCACCGCCGAGTGGCTGAAGGAGCACAACCTCGCCGAGCGTCCGCGTCTGGCCGAAGGTTTGAAGGTTGAGGCCGGTTGGGAACTGGCGGTGGAAACCGTGCTCGGCGCTGATCTGCAGGCGGTGTTGGTCGACGACTTCAGCGGCTTTGATTTATCAGGTTTTACTCAGGGCGATCTGCGTCTGCTCAGCCCGGCCAGCGATGGCGTGCGGGTGGCGGGCAGCTTGCTGGACAAGGTTGATGCGCAGATCGATCTGTCGCCGTGGCTCGGTCAGGTCAAACCGGTCGACAGCCTTGAGCAGGCCTTGGCCTTGCGCGGGCAGTTGAGCGCCGGTGAGAGCCTGATCAGTCGTGACGGTTATTGGGTCGGTCGGCACTTTTTACGCGTACGACGTGCCAGCGAAGCGGAAAGCGGCATGCTGGCCCGTGGCCAGGAAATCGAAGCGCTGCACCTCGAACGCGAAGAGAAAGAAGCCACGGTCGAGGCCATGGAAACCCGTCTGCAAACTCTGCGTGCGCAACAGCGTCAGCAGGAAAACGGTCGCGAACATTTGCGCCGATTGCTGCAAGACGAAGCGCGTCAGCAAGGTGAATTGAAAGCGCAGTTGTCGGCCGGCAAAGCCAAGGCCGAACAGCTGACCTTGCGCCGCACGCGTCTCGATGAAGAGCTGGTCGAGCTTGGTGAACAGCGCGAGCTTGAGCACGAACAAGTCGGCGAAGCGCGCATGCACTTGCAGGAAGCGCTGGATGCCATGGCGCTCGACACCGAGCAGCGCGAGTTGCTGCTGGCCCAGCGCGACAGCCTGCGCGAACGCCTTGATCGCGTGCGTCAGGAAGCGCGGCAGCACAAGGATCACGCGCATCAATTGGCCGTGCGTCTCGGCTCTCTGCGTGCGCAGCATGACTCTACGCGTCAGGCGTTGGAGCGTCTGGAAATGCAGTCCGAGCGCCTGACTGAAAAACGCGAACAGTTGAGCCTGAATCTGGAAGAGGGCGAGGCGCCGCTGGAAGAACTGCGCCTGAAACTCGAAGAGCTGCTCGACAAGCGCATGACCGTCGACGAGGAGCTCAAGACCGCACAGATCGCTCTCGAAGACGCTGATCGCGAGCTGCGTGATGCAGAAAAACGCCGGACCCAGGCCGAACAGCAATCGCAATTGATTCGCGGCCAGCTCGAACAGCAACGCATGGAATGGCAAGCCCTGACCGTGCGCCGCAAGGCCTTGCAGGATCAATTGCTGGAAGACGGCTACGATCTCAACGGCGTGCTCGCGACATTAACTGCGCAAGCCAGTGAACGCGAAGCCGAAGAAGAACTCGAACGCATCAATGCGCGGATTCAGCGCTTGGGCGCGATCAACCTCGCGGCTATCGACGAATACACGCAACAGTCCGAGCGCAAGCGTTATCTGGATGCGCAGGATGCCGATCTGGTCGAAGCGCTGGAGACCCTTGAGAACGTCATTCGCAAGATCGACAAGGAAACCCGTAACCGCTTCAAAGATACCTTTGATCAGATCAATGGCGGTTTACAGGCACTTTTTCCAAAAGTTTTCGGTGGTGGACGGGCGTATTTGGAACTGACGGGCGAAGATCTACTCGATACAGGGGTAACGATCATGGCGCAGCCGCCAGGGAAGAAGAACAGCACCATCCATTTGCTCTCCGGCGGGGAAAAAGCCCTGACCGCGCTGGCATTGGTTTTTGCCATCTTCAAGTTGAACCCGGCGCCGTTCTGCATGCTCGATGAAGTTGACGCGCCACTGGATGACGCTAACGTTGGACGCTACGCACGCTTGGTCAAAGAGATGTCGCAGACCGTGCAGTTCATCTATATCACCCACAACAAGATCGCCATGGAAATGGCCGAGCAGTTGATGGGGGTGACGATGCATGAACCGGGTTGTTCGCGACTGGTAGCCGTGGATGTCGAGGAGGCGATGGCGATGGTGGACGCCTGA
- the xdhA gene encoding xanthine dehydrogenase small subunit, with amino-acid sequence MIQFLLNQELRSEHALDPNLTVLNYLREHVGKSGTKEGCASGDCGACTVVVGELQTDDDGREHIRYRSLNSCLTFVSSLHGKQLISVEDLKHQGELHSVQKAMVECHGSQCGFCTPGFVMSLFALQKNSDAPDHAKAHEALAGNLCRCTGYRPILAAAEQSCCGKQPDQFDAREADTIARLKAIAPTDIGELNSGDKRCLVPLTVADLADLYDAYPQARLLAGGTDLALEVTQFHRTLPVMIYVGNVAEMKRIDTFGDRIEIGAATALSDCYEALNAEYPDFGELLHRFASLQIRNQGTLGGNIGNASPIGDSPPLLIALGAQVVLCKGETRRTLNLDDYFIDYKVTARQESEFIEKIIVPRATAEQLFRAYKVSKRLDDDISAVCAAFNLRVENGVITDARMAFGGMAAIPKRAAHCEAVLIGAPFNNAVVERACAALAEDFIPLSDFRASKEYRLLSAQNLLRKYFIELQTPHIETRVTAYV; translated from the coding sequence GTGATCCAGTTTTTACTTAACCAGGAACTCCGTAGCGAGCACGCCCTGGACCCGAATCTGACTGTGCTCAATTACCTGCGTGAACACGTCGGTAAATCGGGCACCAAAGAAGGTTGCGCCAGCGGCGACTGCGGCGCCTGCACCGTAGTGGTCGGCGAGTTGCAGACGGATGACGATGGCCGCGAACATATTCGCTATCGCAGCCTCAACTCGTGCCTGACCTTTGTGTCGTCGCTGCACGGCAAGCAATTGATCAGTGTCGAGGATCTCAAGCACCAAGGCGAACTGCACAGCGTGCAGAAAGCCATGGTCGAGTGCCACGGTTCGCAGTGCGGTTTCTGCACCCCCGGTTTCGTCATGTCGCTGTTCGCTCTGCAAAAGAACAGCGATGCACCGGATCACGCCAAGGCCCACGAAGCGCTGGCCGGCAACCTCTGCCGCTGCACCGGCTACCGGCCGATTCTGGCGGCTGCCGAGCAATCCTGCTGTGGCAAGCAACCGGATCAGTTCGATGCCCGCGAAGCAGACACCATTGCTCGTCTGAAAGCCATCGCTCCGACCGATATCGGCGAACTCAACAGCGGCGACAAGCGCTGCCTGGTGCCGCTGACCGTCGCTGATCTGGCCGATCTCTATGACGCCTATCCACAAGCTCGCCTGCTGGCTGGCGGTACCGATCTGGCGCTGGAAGTCACTCAATTCCACCGCACCTTGCCGGTGATGATCTACGTCGGCAACGTCGCCGAAATGAAGCGCATCGACACCTTCGGTGACCGCATCGAAATCGGCGCCGCCACCGCCCTCTCCGACTGCTACGAAGCGTTGAACGCCGAGTACCCGGACTTCGGCGAACTGCTGCACCGCTTCGCCTCCCTGCAAATCCGCAACCAGGGCACCCTCGGCGGCAACATCGGCAACGCCTCGCCGATCGGTGACTCGCCACCGCTGCTGATCGCCCTCGGCGCACAGGTTGTGCTGTGCAAAGGCGAAACCCGCCGCACCTTGAACCTCGACGATTACTTCATCGATTACAAAGTCACTGCCCGTCAGGAAAGTGAATTCATCGAGAAGATCATCGTGCCGCGCGCCACGGCTGAACAGTTGTTCCGCGCCTACAAAGTCTCCAAGCGTCTGGACGATGACATCTCTGCCGTCTGCGCCGCGTTCAACCTGCGCGTCGAAAACGGCGTGATCACCGATGCACGCATGGCCTTCGGTGGCATGGCCGCGATCCCGAAACGCGCCGCTCACTGTGAAGCCGTGTTGATCGGTGCGCCGTTCAACAATGCCGTGGTCGAACGCGCCTGCGCCGCACTGGCGGAAGATTTCATCCCGCTCTCGGACTTCCGCGCCAGCAAGGAATATCGCCTGCTCAGCGCGCAGAACCTGCTGCGCAAATACTTCATCGAACTGCAAACACCGCACATCGAGACTCGGGTGACCGCTTATGTCTAA
- the ligA gene encoding NAD-dependent DNA ligase LigA, whose amino-acid sequence MTAAKNRILELRAELDQHNYRYHVLDEPSIPDAEYDRLFHELKALEAANPELITSDSPTQRVGSVALTAFTQVRHEVPMLSLGNAFEETDMREFDRRVTEGLDIPAGDLFGGGAAVEYSCEPKLDGLAVSLLYQDGVLVRGATRGDGTTGEDISVNVRTVRNIPLKLQGEGWPATLEVRGEVFMSKAGFERLNASQLEVGGKTFANPRNAAAGSLRQLDSKITANRPLEFCCYGIGQVSHDIADTHIGNLKQLQQWGMPISHELKLAKGIDECLDYYRDIGARRNSLTYEIDGVVFKVNSIADQRELGFRAREPRWAIAHKFPAMEELTELLDVEFQVGRTGAVTPVARLKPVKVAGVTVANATLHNMDEVARLGLMIGDTVIIRRAGDVIPQVVQVVTERRPENARPVAIPESCPVCGSHVERTQLVKRSKGKETVSEGAVYRCVGRLACGAQLKQAIIHFVSRRAMDIEGLGDKSVEQLVDEGLVSSPADLYALKFDDIVDLEGFAEVSSNKLLAAIEDSKKPSLARFIYALGIPDVGEETAKVLARSLGSLERVQQALPQVLTYLPDVGLEVAHEIHSFFEDAHNQQVITELLGHGLQIQDQGELGAEFAASTTLGGFLDKLHIPSVGPGGAQKLADKFGSLEAVMNADWLDMRQALPEKQANSVREFFALPEHRQLAEESEKQLRDFGMHWQSEKKVIEGLPLSGETWVLTGKVELMSRDVAKDHLESLGAKVAGSVSAKTHCVVAGPGAGSKLTKANELGVKVMDEETFIAFLKTHGLQV is encoded by the coding sequence ATGACCGCCGCCAAAAACCGCATTCTCGAGCTGCGCGCTGAACTCGATCAGCACAACTACCGTTACCACGTCCTCGACGAGCCGAGCATTCCGGACGCCGAGTACGACCGGTTGTTCCACGAGCTCAAGGCGCTGGAAGCGGCCAACCCGGAACTGATCACCAGCGATTCGCCGACCCAGCGCGTCGGCAGCGTGGCGCTCACCGCGTTCACTCAGGTGCGTCACGAAGTGCCGATGCTCAGCCTCGGCAACGCCTTCGAAGAAACCGACATGCGCGAGTTCGATCGCCGCGTCACCGAAGGTCTGGATATCCCCGCTGGCGATCTGTTCGGCGGCGGTGCAGCGGTGGAATACAGCTGCGAGCCGAAGCTCGATGGCCTGGCGGTCAGCCTGCTCTATCAGGACGGCGTGCTGGTGCGCGGCGCCACACGCGGCGACGGCACCACCGGTGAAGACATCAGCGTCAACGTGCGCACCGTGCGCAACATTCCGCTGAAGCTGCAAGGTGAAGGCTGGCCGGCGACCCTGGAAGTGCGCGGCGAAGTGTTCATGTCCAAGGCCGGTTTCGAGCGCCTCAACGCCTCGCAACTGGAAGTCGGCGGCAAGACCTTCGCCAACCCGCGCAACGCCGCCGCCGGCAGCTTGCGTCAGCTCGATTCGAAGATCACCGCCAACCGTCCGCTGGAATTCTGCTGCTACGGCATCGGTCAGGTCTCGCACGATATTGCCGACACCCACATCGGCAACCTCAAGCAGTTGCAGCAGTGGGGCATGCCGATCAGTCACGAGCTGAAGCTGGCCAAGGGCATCGACGAATGCCTCGATTACTACCGCGACATCGGCGCGCGCCGTAACTCGCTGACGTATGAAATCGACGGTGTGGTGTTCAAGGTCAACAGCATTGCCGATCAGCGCGAACTGGGCTTCCGCGCCCGCGAACCGCGTTGGGCGATCGCGCATAAATTCCCGGCGATGGAAGAACTCACCGAGCTGCTCGACGTCGAGTTTCAGGTCGGTCGCACTGGCGCGGTTACACCGGTCGCGCGCCTGAAACCGGTCAAGGTGGCTGGCGTTACCGTCGCCAACGCCACGTTGCACAACATGGACGAAGTCGCGCGTCTGGGCCTGATGATCGGCGACACCGTGATCATCCGCCGCGCCGGTGATGTGATCCCGCAAGTGGTGCAAGTGGTCACCGAGCGTCGTCCGGAAAACGCCCGTCCGGTGGCGATCCCCGAGAGCTGCCCGGTGTGCGGTTCGCACGTCGAACGCACGCAACTGGTCAAGCGCAGCAAGGGCAAGGAAACCGTCAGCGAAGGCGCGGTGTATCGCTGCGTCGGGCGTCTGGCCTGTGGCGCGCAATTGAAGCAGGCGATCATTCACTTCGTCTCGCGCCGCGCGATGGACATCGAAGGCTTGGGCGACAAGAGCGTCGAGCAGTTGGTCGATGAAGGTCTGGTCAGTTCGCCGGCCGACCTGTACGCGCTTAAGTTCGACGACATCGTCGACCTCGAAGGTTTTGCCGAAGTCTCCAGCAACAAGCTGCTGGCGGCCATCGAGGACAGCAAGAAGCCGAGCCTCGCGCGTTTCATTTATGCACTGGGTATTCCTGATGTCGGCGAGGAGACGGCCAAAGTGCTGGCGCGCTCGCTGGGTTCGCTGGAGCGGGTGCAGCAGGCGTTGCCGCAAGTGCTGACGTATCTGCCGGATGTCGGTCTGGAAGTGGCGCACGAGATTCACAGCTTCTTTGAAGATGCGCATAACCAGCAGGTGATTACCGAGCTGCTGGGGCATGGTTTGCAAATTCAGGATCAGGGTGAGTTGGGCGCCGAGTTTGCCGCCAGCACCACGCTGGGTGGCTTCCTCGACAAGCTGCACATTCCTTCGGTCGGCCCTGGTGGCGCGCAGAAACTGGCGGACAAGTTCGGCTCACTGGAAGCGGTGATGAATGCCGACTGGCTGGACATGCGTCAGGCGTTGCCAGAGAAGCAGGCGAATTCGGTTCGCGAGTTTTTTGCTTTGCCTGAGCATCGGCAACTGGCTGAAGAATCCGAGAAACAACTGCGCGATTTCGGCATGCACTGGCAGAGCGAGAAGAAGGTGATCGAAGGCTTGCCGTTGTCTGGCGAGACTTGGGTGCTGACCGGCAAGGTCGAGTTGATGAGCCGGGACGTGGCCAAGGATCACTTGGAAAGTCTGGGCGCTAAAGTCGCTGGTTCGGTCTCGGCGAAAACTCATTGCGTCGTTGCCGGTCCCGGTGCCGGTTCCAAACTGACCAAAGCCAATGAGCTGGGTGTGAAAGTGATGGACGAAGAAACCTTCATCGCCTTCCTCAAAACCCACGGCCTTCAGGTCTGA
- the zipA gene encoding cell division protein ZipA: MEIGLREWLIVIGIIVIAGILFDGWRRMRGGKGKLKFRLDRSLSNLPDEDTSAELLGPARVLDNHKEPQLDEHDLPSVSMPAREAREPRESASKRGKRGSNGPAQGDLNLDLDLDGGPSFSSRDDDFVENTKPAPALVEKDQPQAEEVLVISVICRDAAGFKGPALLQNILESGLRFGEMDIFHRHESMAGNGEVLFSMANAVKPGIFDLDDIDHFSTPAVSFFLGLPGPRHPKQAFDVMVAAARKLSQELNGELKDDQRSVLTAQTIEHYRQRIVEFERRALTQKR, translated from the coding sequence ATGGAAATCGGTCTGCGCGAGTGGCTGATCGTCATCGGCATCATAGTGATAGCCGGTATTCTTTTCGATGGCTGGCGCCGTATGCGCGGCGGCAAGGGAAAACTGAAATTCCGTCTTGACCGAAGTCTGTCCAACCTGCCGGACGAGGACACCAGCGCTGAGCTGTTGGGCCCGGCCCGCGTTCTGGACAACCATAAAGAACCACAGCTGGACGAACACGATCTGCCGTCGGTGAGCATGCCGGCCCGCGAAGCTCGCGAGCCTCGCGAATCCGCTTCGAAACGTGGCAAGCGTGGCAGCAATGGCCCGGCTCAGGGTGACCTGAACCTCGACCTGGATCTGGACGGCGGCCCGAGCTTCAGCAGCCGTGACGACGATTTTGTTGAAAACACCAAGCCTGCTCCGGCGCTGGTCGAGAAAGATCAGCCGCAAGCCGAGGAAGTTCTGGTGATCAGCGTGATCTGCCGTGACGCTGCCGGCTTCAAAGGCCCGGCGCTGTTGCAGAACATTCTCGAAAGCGGTCTGCGTTTCGGCGAGATGGATATTTTCCATCGCCACGAAAGCATGGCCGGCAACGGTGAAGTGCTGTTCTCCATGGCCAATGCGGTCAAGCCGGGCATCTTCGATCTGGACGACATCGACCATTTCAGCACCCCGGCGGTGAGCTTCTTCCTCGGCCTGCCAGGCCCGCGTCATCCGAAGCAAGCCTTCGACGTGATGGTGGCTGCAGCCCGCAAGCTGTCGCAGGAACTCAATGGCGAACTGAAAGATGACCAGCGCAGTGTTTTGACCGCGCAGACGATTGAGCACTACCGTCAGCGCATCGTCGAATTCGAACGCCGCGCCCTGACCCAGAAGCGCTAA
- a CDS encoding GntR family transcriptional regulator: MTFKAPDSLAEQIAHHLAERIIRGEMKPGERIQEQKVTLALNVSRGSVREALLILERRHLIAILPRRGAHVTELTPHKVQSLCTLMSELYILLGNSVANGWQVQSDMAPFVQIQQRLTASFERQDIRSFVDDSFSVMRAAYPFANNPYLQETVENMQPAMSRAYFLALEQRKASMSEFLELFERLLAAVLARDLPQIRIVLTAYAQRSCDLVVSALTVA; the protein is encoded by the coding sequence ATGACGTTCAAGGCGCCGGACAGCCTCGCCGAGCAAATTGCTCACCACCTCGCCGAACGCATCATTCGTGGCGAAATGAAGCCGGGAGAGCGCATCCAGGAACAGAAGGTCACGCTGGCACTGAATGTCAGCCGCGGCTCGGTCCGCGAAGCCTTGCTGATCCTCGAACGCCGCCACCTGATCGCGATCCTGCCGCGGCGTGGCGCGCACGTCACCGAGCTGACGCCGCACAAGGTGCAGAGCCTGTGCACGCTGATGAGCGAGCTGTACATCCTGCTCGGCAACTCGGTCGCCAATGGCTGGCAAGTACAGTCGGACATGGCGCCGTTCGTGCAGATCCAGCAGCGCCTGACCGCCAGCTTCGAGCGTCAGGACATCCGCAGCTTCGTCGACGACAGCTTCAGCGTGATGCGCGCCGCCTATCCGTTCGCCAATAACCCGTACCTGCAAGAAACGGTCGAGAACATGCAACCGGCGATGAGCCGCGCGTATTTCCTCGCCCTCGAACAGCGCAAGGCTTCAATGAGCGAGTTCCTCGAACTGTTCGAACGCTTGCTGGCCGCCGTGCTTGCCCGTGATTTGCCGCAGATCCGCATCGTGCTGACGGCGTACGCCCAGCGCAGTTGCGATCTGGTGGTCTCCGCGCTGACGGTTGCCTGA